A genomic region of Armatimonadota bacterium contains the following coding sequences:
- a CDS encoding response regulator transcription factor translates to MDPSLLSPRGGARAGRGAGGGPAPTGAGGVREARGAPDGRRGQPKAARHGRPGHSARTAPHHPRAPAGLTAREAEIVKLIAQGLRNAEIATRMYVSVKTVDHHVSSVLAKLGVRSRAEVVREAARLGLLDDAA, encoded by the coding sequence ATGGACCCGTCTCTTCTGTCCCCACGAGGCGGCGCGCGCGCTGGCCGAGGCGCCGGAGGAGGGCCCGCTCCGACAGGCGCTGGGGGAGTTCGAGAGGCTCGGGGCGCGCCCGATGGCCGGCGTGGTCAGCCGAAGGCTGCGCGTCATGGGCGTCCGGGGCATTCCGCGCGGACCGCGCCCCACCACCCGCGCGCACCCGCAGGTCTCACCGCGCGCGAGGCGGAGATCGTGAAGCTCATCGCTCAGGGTCTCCGCAATGCCGAGATCGCGACCCGGATGTACGTCTCGGTCAAGACGGTGGACCACCACGTCTCGTCGGTGCTGGCCAAGCTCGGCGTGCGCAGCCGGGCGGAGGTCGTCCGCGAGGCGGCGCGGCTCGGACTTCTCGACGACGCCGCGTAG